The DNA segment TGAAATATAGTGATATATAAGAAGGATGAATTATACTTGACTTCAATGTTTTTTTGTGGAGTAGCTTTCTCTTAAGCAAACGATTCGCGTTTGCATCCACCACGGAAAGGAGAAGAATGATGAAACAATCACTGTTACTCTTATTTGGAGTACTGCTTCTGGGTTTGAGTTCTACTGCATTTGCGCAACCAATTCGTGAGTTTGATTTACCCGCAAATGGGTCAAACTATTGGATTGAAACTTTGAGTGCTGGCGATTATTACATTAAAGCTGATCCCAGTGTGGTTTTGTTTCCAAATACTGCGATGACAAAATGGACTTGCCGCGAAAATGGTCAAGCAACTACTATTTTCGCTGATATTCCCATTTATAAACCTACGCCATACGATTACTATTTTACTATCCCAACTGATGGCGACTATCGGTTTGATGGGAGGTCGCTTACAAATGATAATACTCGAACGAATTTATTTGCTCAATGATTATAAATTGGGTGAATAAAGAAGTCGTTTAACAGCGCTTGGGAGAGGGCGATGAAAAAGTTGATCGTAGGGTTGTTATTGCTTTTTGCGGGTATTAGCATTGCCCGGATTCGTTACGTTCCGCAAGAATTCCCTACGATCACCATCGCCGTTTCCACGTCTTTCCCGTTCGATACGGTTCTCATCACGAACGGTATTTATACCGATACCCTCAGTTTTTCGATTCCGATAACGATTGCTTCCAATTATTTATTGACAAACGATAGCACAGATATTGCCAATACTGTGTGGCAAGTCGAGCATCCACGCTATGCGATTTACTATCGACAGGGAATCTTACGGCTGGTTGGTATCACATTTCAAGCGATTGGTCCAGCTGTGCCGGAACGCGGCGTTCTCCATGCCGACACTTCCCGTGTCAAAATTGACAACTGCCGATTTTTTGGTGAATTTCTTATTGTAACTCCACAAAATGCAACAATATTGTGTTGGGGAACAGGCGATTTAGAGATTAATGATATCCGTGTTGTGAACGATCCTGGTTCGACTTTCTTTATCTGGGCACAAGCCGTTCGTTGGTTATCGTTAAGCAGATGTATTGTGCAGGGCGGTGGAGTGTCAGATCTCATTCATTCGATTTATGCCGTTTCAGATTCACTGCAAGTTTTGGATTGCAGCTTTGAAAATCGGAAACGGGTCTTATGGTTTGGAACAATTCACAAATACACTATCGAAAAAAACAGTTTTGTTGGCGTCGGTCCCGATGGTTTTCGATTTTTAGCTAACAATGCAATTCTGCAAAGTACAGTAAAGGATTGTTACTTCTCCGGTTCTGACTATAGTGACTCAAATTCGGTTATTCTCTCAATGCCCGGCCCGATGAATTGGGTTAATCCACCGCTCATCGAAGGTTGTACCTTTCAGAGGTTCAGTTTTCATCCCGGGAGGGCAAACCTTGCTCAGATCATTTATTCAACATCCGGTAATCCAATTCGGATACGAAAGTGTATTTTCCGTGAAAACAATATCACAGTTTCGCCGATGCTAGAAGTTAATGTAATTGGAACAATAGATTCCTGTCAATTCATTAACAATAATGCGCCGCTGGGAATATTGGACGGAGTACCAGTTGATCGCGACCCCCGGTTTGAGGCATGCGATTTTGTCGGCAATTCCAATCCCATCATTGTAGGAACAGCAGATAGTGTAATTGCTGATAACTGTTACTGGGGAGACCCGAGCGGACCGCATTGGTCGGGCAATCTTACTGGACAAGGGCAAGTACTATCACCGATGATCAATCCTTCGAATTGGCGAAC comes from the bacterium genome and includes:
- a CDS encoding T9SS type A sorting domain-containing protein — protein: MKKLIVGLLLLFAGISIARIRYVPQEFPTITIAVSTSFPFDTVLITNGIYTDTLSFSIPITIASNYLLTNDSTDIANTVWQVEHPRYAIYYRQGILRLVGITFQAIGPAVPERGVLHADTSRVKIDNCRFFGEFLIVTPQNATILCWGTGDLEINDIRVVNDPGSTFFIWAQAVRWLSLSRCIVQGGGVSDLIHSIYAVSDSLQVLDCSFENRKRVLWFGTIHKYTIEKNSFVGVGPDGFRFLANNAILQSTVKDCYFSGSDYSDSNSVILSMPGPMNWVNPPLIEGCTFQRFSFHPGRANLAQIIYSTSGNPIRIRKCIFRENNITVSPMLEVNVIGTIDSCQFINNNAPLGILDGVPVDRDPRFEACDFVGNSNPIIVGTADSVIADNCYWGDPSGPHWSGNLTGQGQVLSPMINPSNWRTTPVFPISAIGETRHQSSVTEYALLHSYPNPTNGNVTITYSLPRPERQTRLEVIDVLGRSVSLLFDGCLTAGEHRFQWNPVRISSGTYYLRASQTTTPTKTTAIQFVK